A DNA window from Panthera tigris isolate Pti1 chromosome X, P.tigris_Pti1_mat1.1, whole genome shotgun sequence contains the following coding sequences:
- the MMGT1 gene encoding ER membrane protein complex subunit 5, translating to MAPSLWKGLVGVGLFALAHAAFSAAQHRSYMRLTEKEDESLPIDIVLQTLLAFAVTCYGIVHIAGEFKDMDATSELKNKTFDTLRNHPSFYVFNHRGRVLFRPSDTTNSSNQDALSSNTSLKLRKLESLRR from the exons ATGGCGCCGTCGCTATGGAAGGGGCTGGTGGGCGTCGGCCTCTTTGCCCTAGCCCACGCGGCCTTTTCCGCTGCTCAGC ATCGTTCTTATATGCGATtaacagaaaaggaagatgaatCACTGCCAATAGAT ATAGTTCTTCAGACACTTCTGGCCTTTGCAGTTACCTGTTATGGTATAGTTCATATTGCAGGGGAGTTTAAAGACATGGATGCCACTTCagaactaaaaaataa gacatTTGACACATTAAGGAATCACccatcattttatgtatttaatcatCGTGGTCGAGTGCTGTTCCGGCCTTCGGATACAACAAACTCTTCAAATCAAGATGCATTGTCCTCTAATACATCATTGAAGTTACGAAAACTTGAATCACTGCGTCGTTAA